The stretch of DNA GCCTATAATGCATATCTTAAGGAGGAGCTCGATCTTTACCCTATGTCAAAATTTCGTCAAATTTATTCAATTATCTCTTGTGAATCAAATGGTtatcatcaatcaccaaaaaaggtgagattgaaagtgcatctaagctcctaatttattttggtgattaataaCAATCAAATGATCAGGACTAATGAtgtgtgtgagaatgtgaaTGTATAAATAGTTctcatgaaaaagttgttgttGCGCCGCACacgtgaaaagagaagaaaaatcggtatattcgtgttggcgtgtgtgtttactttgaatttgagtccACTAGAAATGCCGTAATATAAGAGGGGTGCTCAGAAATATTTTgaagtgcatcttttgctatcCTTTAAAGTTGTGCTGAAATTTATgaaagttccgaaggtacTGTTGGAACTTCCGAAGAGGTCAGATTCAATTTTGTATGATTGACGAAAGTTCCGAAGAGAACCttcagaagttccgaagaagccagaatcggttctaTAAGaatcacggaagttccgaaggagagcTTCGGAAGTTTCGAAGAAGTTGATTTCGGTACTGTAAGATTCacagaagttccgaaggatTTGACCAAAACTTCTAAAGACCTGAGTTTTTacagttgactttgaatttttctaagtGTTGGGGGCTATCTTTTGCCACGTGCtagaagttccgaaggaggcTTCGGAAGTTCTGAAGAGAGCATCTTTTGCCCCCAATGGGCAGAAAATGAgagtataaataccccctccCACCCCCAAGCTAGGGCGGCTGCTCCCATTGTTCATTCATTTGCCCTTTGGCTTGATTTCTTGAGATTCATTTTGAACCTTGCTTtctgtaacatcccagcccaaggcttaataggatttgatagatactcaaaccaacaagttgcaacttcttttccggaagcttatctcgagagaactccaaggttaagtgtgcttggcctAGAGCAATCTTGGGATAGGTGACCGATAGGGAAGTCAtttctcgggtgcgcatgagtgaggacaaagtgcgtagaaaagacatgtgtgttggttgtgtgagggaagtcttgatatcctagagcacaggcccgacctagaggggttcctagggttggggcgtgaTACTTTCTCACTTTCTCCTCTCCATGGATCCAAGTATTACCGCAGGCTTACATCTGTAAGGACGTGCCGATCGGCCTGTCTTTTGCCACGTGGGCATTCCCACTGGAGAGCCGCAGGAGGTTAGatttatgaatttttgaaataaaagaataattttgtcaattatttaataaataaaattcaaaattcaaaagtttCAGTAATTTAACGCGTGCGCACGCGACGGTTTCTAAAGTGCCTTTCAAATCAGCCAGCGTATCGTCTCTTCTTCAGGAATACAAAAAAATGACATTAAATATGAATTCATATAAACCAGAGCCGACGGGTTGGCAGGCAGAGGGAGGATGGCACCGAGGATCACTGGGAGTTTGGGACGGAACTTGGATTACGAGGGGCCATGATTTCTCACCTGTCACCGGGTCCATACAGTGCACCTCAGCGCCAAATTCACTCCCGCTAAGCTGGGGCCATCTCAGCACCACGAGATATGGCGCTGACCTCCGTGCCACGTCGGTAGGTCGGCTCCACGTTGGCATGTCTTAGCGCCAACATACGTGACGTTATTCTGTACTACTTCAGCGACTTGCGCTGACTCAAAGgcctattttttattaaagtttttgGTAAAAATCAGTTTCGAAATAAGTCGGCGAAAAAGGAccaatttgtcaaaaaaaaatgccaggACGAGCAAACAGAAGCATTGAGAAGTGTAGCGGACGGTGGGTGAGCGAACTGGCCCCGAACGGATGGCTTTGATTTTTCAAACGACATGACGTGGTTGTCTGAGGAGGATGAATAGTAAACAGTACCTTTGAGACATGACGTGGTCGTCTGAGAGGATGAATAGTAAACAGTACCTTTGAGACAGTTGAGAGGAGAAACGAGTGCGTTGCAacgagatttatttttttaaaacaattataacatgttattaacattatttttatatgtgtcatattttagttgttacatatatttgttattgatatatggatttaTTAATCTCAtggttattttcttttcataataAATAGTAGAGTGGATATTAGAGTGGATGGGACGGTTAATATATGGAAttcaccattatttttttaaaaaaatagagtataatagataaaaaaagaggAGTATAGATGATACCTTCTCCGACAGTAAATATGAAAAGTGACATATGAATCAAAATGGGGGCaacaaaattatgataaatGATGCACGTTCCAGCACATAAACCACCTAGTGAGTTTCGTATGTCCGTCCTCCCACGGACAAAAATCTTCCCACACATATTGCACAAGAAAACGAAAATCATGCACGCATGCAACACGCACACACGTGCATGTGATTATTTCTAAATCTTTTTTTGgtatactaaaaataaaatttacgctttgaactaattaatatttgtttatcaATTAGTTCTGTTGCAACGCAGGACATATACCtgattattataaaaagaacaaCTCGTGCTCAAGCGCACGCGCGCTCAGCCCTGGTGGGTCGGCTGCATCATGGGTCTCGCACGTCATAAAAGTTGAAAAGACGTTTCCGTCGCGAAGATCACCCACATCGCTCGCTTGTGCCATGTGTCACCGACCAGATCTGGCTGCCGCCGACAGCAACAGGTGAATCCAAAGGGGTTGCGGCCGGAGCAACCTCTTTCCTCACCCCAAGCGTTCCTGGGCTAGGATCCGTCCGGGATGAGGCAAACGACGAGGGCGACGTCGCTGGGTGATGCGGCCTAGTGACCTCGAAGAGTGTGCGCTTGTACTAATCGAAGTGGCAGCTGAAGGCATTGACACTGTGCGCCGACGTAGCGAGGAGCCCTAGGCCGCCATGTCGGCTATGGTGTCTATGGGCCCATATTTTCGTCGCACTGCAGAAGACATAGGATCTTGGCGAGGACGCACGACTCTCTACCTCGGGCTCAACGAAGGTACGAGCTGGCTATACACTACGAAGCAAGTGGCTTCGACATCTGCTTTCGAGAGAGGGGTCGTCGGTGAAGGAGAAAGAGGACGATATCACCGGTGAAGCGAGGCGTGGTGCTGGCTAATCCCCGCCGATGCGCACCGGcgaaggaggaagaggatggTATCAATCTGCACCGGCCAAGCCCCACCGGTGTCGTGCGGTTGTCGATCCGTGCCGACCCGAGCTTCGCAGCTGCATGACCGTCGAATCTACGAGGGCTAACGCCGGCACCATTGTCATCGCCCACGTCCTCCGACCCGAGCTCCGTCCGCCTCGGCCTCTCTGCACCGGCCGTCGTCCGCCACCTGCAATGGTGGAAGATTGGACTGACAATGGTGGAAGATTACCATCTGTAATGGTGTCACCGAGCATGCGTTCATGTTTTTGGATGTTTTTGTTTCAGTTTATGGGTAAACGTTTCCTGGGTTTTCAGCTTTGCAATACTAGGATAATGGGCTCTTGCCATAAAATGCTGATCCTTAAGCCTCTTGACAATAAAATCTTGGGTCCGGTGCCTGCAAAGGCGGGCCCACATCACAGTGCAGATCGAGATCGAACCGAGACGAAGAGGCTGATTGATGGCTGGCTTGTGAGGTTGCCCAAAGGAAAGGAATTAAGAtgatggaggtggaggagcagCAGATCAACAAGACGATGAACCTGACCCCGAGCTCAAGGATGGATTTCACCTACCCAAATCATGGTACCACTTCactttttatttgttcttaTCTGTATCAAATTTATAACACGGACCACAATACTATAATCCTTCTGTACAAACATCCTTTCAGGCTACCTTGCATGTTTTCATAATACCAATTGTCAAACTTGTGCCGAAAAATCATTCAATGACACTGCGCACTTCTGTAGAGTCAAACACTGAAGTTATTCTGTGTAgcttactcttttttttttttggtaaagcATATCAAGTAAGAATATTAAAAAGACCAGGAACTGCACTTTTGCATGGCCAAGTGTCAATGAAAAGATGCACCCTAATGTActgatttaacttttttttttcttatctgtACCAAACACGGGCTGCTTTTCAGCGACAATACTACAACCCTTCTGTACAAACATAAAGTTTCTTAAATTCCCTGGAGGCtacattgcatatttgcataataCCAATTGTCAACCATGtgccaaaaaaatcattcaaTAATTTCTGGTTAAGGCATTTTAACCTCTGTACATGCCATGCCAGTCATTACATGAAAGAAtttatataacaaaaaaagaaagatggcCACCAGCTAACTGCACTTTTGCAATCTCAAAGTGGTACATCCCAACGTACAACATGGGGAAGAATCATCATACACCTCGCTAAACCTATAATCTACTTCAAAGGTATTAATGTTGGTGATCTGCTTTCATTTTTACTATTGGCTAAATTTTGGCAGAAAGCATCTCATGTTGGTTCCATTTTGTAATTGATGCAGTGCCACCATGCCATCTAGGTATAGCCGATTCATAATAAATACTGAAGCAGATTTCACCACGTCAGATCACCTTCGGTTCAAGCAAAGTTCACAAGGTTTTCTACTCCAAAATACCACAAATGCAGCATATAGTGAATCTCTGCTATTAATGTATATTGCAATCTGTCATAAATCTTTCCCCGTTGGTCATATACTTTCTCCAGTAGCCCTTATAATCATGTATGCCCAAATCAAGCCAAGGTTTCATGACACCATTATAATGCAGAGTagcagatttttttatatcagtTTGACTAATTCCATAATCATGTCCAAGACCTGATTGGACCCATGAATCTTCCAATGGATATGTCAAATCTTGAAAGACAAGTAAGCTTATAGGAAGTACTTTGAGTGGAAATGATGCCACGCTGTCCTTTTGCAACTACAGGGACAAAAGAAATGCATGAAAATACTGCCCTTATTGGAACATAATTAGTAAAATGGTATTGAAGGATAAGACAAGGGCTACTAGAAAggaattctttttttctttttgcggGATACTAGAAAggaattcaaatattttactatGCTATAAGTTGGTAATTGAATGTGAGATCCTTTGGATAGGACTGTAGGAGAAATGGTAAAATGCTACTAACCTTTTGAAGCAATTGATCATACCGACTGGTGATCTGGAGCTCCCTCCATTTTTCCAATTCAATGACATTCAGACCAGACAACCACAAACATAAATTATTGTTGAAATTATGTTCCTCTGTATAAGCTTTCAATTGTCCTAGTCTAACTTCACAGAACTGAATAGCTCCAATCACTTTACTTCCCATATTGATATTCCACAGAGATGACAAGTCTTTCTGGACAATCAAATCATCATCCAGAACAACTACTCTATTCAAGGTAGGAAGAAGATCAGGAAGGAGGAAATGTGAATGGCCAAAAGTAGAAATGTATTCAGTTTTCATTTGCTTCTGGAAAGATTCAGAACGGTTACGATATGTGACCCGGAATTCCTCAGCAGGCCATAACAGTTTCATACCATGAGAATCAACATCCTTATAGATCTTCTGGTGATCCTCAATGTCAGCCACATGAACAGTGGCTTCCAAATATGAATTTCTGTCAAACCAATGCTTCAtcgaataaaaattttgtgcatCAGTGAATAAATGGAAAATAGTGTTACCAGAATCCTGAAATGTGTCAGAGGACTCAAGTTAGAATTGAGATGGATTATTCATATGTCATAAGGTTTTGTATCATTGGGAAATACCTTGGAGTTCATAACTGTTGAATTGATAGTAGTTGAAACTGCAAGTACGTTCTTGGAAAATATTACATAGTGTTGGAATGTAGGGTCTTGAAGCTTCTGCTTATTTGACTGGTCCATACGAATAGACATGGATTTGAAATATTCAACTGTTAATCTCATGTTCAAGCAATGGTGAGTTTTTGGCATAGTTTGTACTCCAAGATGATAGAGAAATGCACTCTGCCTTGTATGGAAATAAGCTTCATCTTCAGTTATATCAAGTAGCTGCCTAAGTTTCCGTTCAACATTTGAGCAACCTACTTCACAAGACTTCGCCCTTTCAATTGTGCGCTCCATTTTCTCTAGCTTGTTTGCaaaactggaaaaaaaaaaaaggtaagcaGCCTCTATAATCAGAAATGTTTGAAGGAAAATactcaaaactgaaaaacaagGCATATTTAATCTTTATGACTAGTATAAAAGAATGCAAATAAGGTCaaatactatatataaaaagaagaagcAGTCCTGACATTTGCTAATCCTCATACAATTTGTTATGAAATTAAACCATGTAAGCTTTACGAGAAACAAAGCAGACGATAATAAGATATAGACTTGACACTAAGATTGAACTCACAATGGTGGAAGATCAGAATCTACAATGGTGTCACTGAGCATGCGTTCATGTTCTTGGATGTTTTGTTTCAGTTCACGTGTAAATGTTTCCTGGTTCTTCAGCTTTGCTATACTAGGATAATGAGCTCTTGCCATAAATAGTTGATCCTTAAGCCTCTTCACAATAAAATCTTTCATCACTTCCTTATACTCAACAGACCAGAGGCAGTAGCTCCCATATTCAAGTTCACAGGATTTGGGATTCTCCTCGTGCTCTACCTCTTGGATGTTCTCTTTCTTATCAGTAGTAGTATCCTGTCATAGAACAGATTCAGAATCTTATGGCAGAAAGTTAAGGGACATCCATCCTACACAAACACCTACAAGGTAATTGTACTAATATCCTCTTCAAATTCATTTATATCAACGAAAAATTCtgcaatttttaaaacaactttcttattgTATCATTATGTCCATGATGTAGTTACTATATGCAAAAGCATTAACAAACAGAAGCACAAACCATGTGTTTACAAGATTTGCAGGGTAAATATGAAGATATACAGTCTGAGTAAAGGTGGAAAAGGGGGAGCCAACTAAGTTTCGAGGAAAAATCATTCCTACACTATGCTGCAACCTTTGTCAAGCATGAATGCATTCTTAACTGATTGAGAGTACTGGCAACAGTGAAACATCTAACATAATTTTTAGCGTGGAAATCTGCCCAAAAGGACAAGTCAACTGTATAGTACAAATTATTGTACCAAAACC from Oryza brachyantha chromosome 12, ObraRS2, whole genome shotgun sequence encodes:
- the LOC102710929 gene encoding probable galacturonosyltransferase 7 isoform X2 gives rise to the protein MKGRHHYSSPSPSPPPKRRCTALAAAVPALVVCSILLTLVFLLGLHRPGYGSGERAAVVITTKLGFGKHKHLDARMKHKLLKEFSFPGSHGISGAKSGGRSKSKNLSTKSKQKLKDVLSLVQLKDGTRKNKGLHTERRYELKDLSRKSVDTTTDKKENIQEVEHEENPKSCELEYGSYCLWSVEYKEVMKDFIVKRLKDQLFMARAHYPSIAKLKNQETFTRELKQNIQEHERMLSDTIVDSDLPPFFANKLEKMERTIERAKSCEVGCSNVERKLRQLLDITEDEAYFHTRQSAFLYHLGVQTMPKTHHCLNMRLTVEYFKSMSIRMDQSNKQKLQDPTFQHYVIFSKNVLAVSTTINSTVMNSKDSGNTIFHLFTDAQNFYSMKHWFDRNSYLEATVHVADIEDHQKIYKDVDSHGMKLLWPAEEFRVTYRNRSESFQKQMKTEYISTFGHSHFLLPDLLPTLNRVVVLDDDLIVQKDLSSLWNINMGSKVIGAIQFCEVRLGQLKAYTEEHNFNNNLCLWLSGLNVIELEKWRELQITSRYDQLLQKLQKDSVASFPLKVLPISLLVFQDLTYPLEDSWVQSGLGHDYGISQTDIKKSATLHYNGVMKPWLDLGIHDYKGYWRKYMTNGERFMTDCNIH
- the LOC102710929 gene encoding probable galacturonosyltransferase 7 isoform X1 gives rise to the protein MKGRHHYSSPSPSPPPKRRCTALAAAVPALVVCSILLTLVFLLGLHRPAGYGSGERAAVVITTKLGFGKHKHLDARMKHKLLKEFSFPGSHGISGAKSGGRSKSKNLSTKSKQKLKDVLSLVQLKDGTRKNKGLHTERRYELKDLSRKSVDTTTDKKENIQEVEHEENPKSCELEYGSYCLWSVEYKEVMKDFIVKRLKDQLFMARAHYPSIAKLKNQETFTRELKQNIQEHERMLSDTIVDSDLPPFFANKLEKMERTIERAKSCEVGCSNVERKLRQLLDITEDEAYFHTRQSAFLYHLGVQTMPKTHHCLNMRLTVEYFKSMSIRMDQSNKQKLQDPTFQHYVIFSKNVLAVSTTINSTVMNSKDSGNTIFHLFTDAQNFYSMKHWFDRNSYLEATVHVADIEDHQKIYKDVDSHGMKLLWPAEEFRVTYRNRSESFQKQMKTEYISTFGHSHFLLPDLLPTLNRVVVLDDDLIVQKDLSSLWNINMGSKVIGAIQFCEVRLGQLKAYTEEHNFNNNLCLWLSGLNVIELEKWRELQITSRYDQLLQKLQKDSVASFPLKVLPISLLVFQDLTYPLEDSWVQSGLGHDYGISQTDIKKSATLHYNGVMKPWLDLGIHDYKGYWRKYMTNGERFMTDCNIH